A genome region from Prionailurus bengalensis isolate Pbe53 chromosome B4, Fcat_Pben_1.1_paternal_pri, whole genome shotgun sequence includes the following:
- the TRMU gene encoding mitochondrial tRNA-specific 2-thiouridylase 1 isoform X3 — translation MQVARHVVCALSGGVDSAVAALLLRRRGYQVTGVFMKNWDSLDEHGVCTADRDCEDAYRVCQILDIPFHQVSYVKEYWNDVFSDFLSEYEKGRTPNPDIVCNKHIKFSCFFHYAVDNLGADAVATGHYARTSLEDEEVFQQKHIKRPEGLFRNRFEVRNAVKLLQAADSFKDQTFFLSQVSQDALRRTLFPLGGLTKDFVKKIAAENRLHHVLQKKESMGICFVGKRNFENFILQYLQPRPGKFISIEDNRVLGTHKGPPDRPPGSVPGPAADQPRALDRRGAARRPGPRQDDGVPLPVPPPDGASAVRADPQSRRHRVGDGREGRAGPRPGTVCRLLQRG, via the exons gctACCAGGTGACGGGGGTGTTCATGAAGAACTGGGACTCGCTAGATGAACACGGGGTTTGCACTGCCGACAGAGACTGTGAAGATGCTTACAGAGTTTGCCAGATCCTAGACATCCCGTTCCATCAAGTGTCCTACGTGAAGGAGTATTGGAATGACGTGTTCAG tGATTTTTTAAGTGAATACGAGAAAGGAAGGACTCCCAATCCTGACATAGTTTGCAACAAGCATATCAAATTCAGCTGTTTTTTCCATTATGCTGTGGATAATCTCG GAGCAGACGCGGTCGCCACAGGTCACTATGCCAGAACCTCACTGGAAGATGAGGAAGTCTTTCAGCAGAAGCACATTAAGAGGCCAGAAGGGCTTTTCAGAAATCGATTTGAAGTTAGAAATG CGGTAAAGCTTCTGCAAGCAGCTGACAGCTTTAAAGACCAGACCTTCTTTCTCAGCCAGGTTTCCCAAGATGCCCTGAGGAGAACCCTCTTCCCTCTGGGGGGATTAACGAAAGATTTTGTCAAGAAAATAGCTGCAGAGAATAGACTTCATCATGTGCTTCAGAAGAAAGAG AGCATGGGCATCTGCTTTGTCGgtaaaagaaattttgaaaatttcatcCTTCAG TATCTGCAGCCTCGGCCTGGTAAATTTATTTCCATAGAAGACAATAGAGTTCTGGGAACACATAAAG GCCCCCCGGACAGACCACCCGGCTCTGTACCGGGACCTGCTGCGGACCAGCCGCGTGCACTGGATCGCAGAGGAGCCGCCCGCCGCCCTGGTCCGCGACAAGATGATGGAGTGCCACTTCCGGTTCCGCCACCAGATGGCGCTAG TGCCGTGCGTGCTGACCCTCAATCAAGACGGCACCGTGTGGGTGACGGCCGTGAAGGCCGTGCGGGCCCTCGCCCCGGGACAG TTTGCCGTCTTCTACAAAGGGGATGA
- the TRMU gene encoding mitochondrial tRNA-specific 2-thiouridylase 1 isoform X1 — protein sequence MQVARHVVCALSGGVDSAVAALLLRRRGYQVTGVFMKNWDSLDEHGVCTADRDCEDAYRVCQILDIPFHQVSYVKEYWNDVFSDFLSEYEKGRTPNPDIVCNKHIKFSCFFHYAVDNLGADAVATGHYARTSLEDEEVFQQKHIKRPEGLFRNRFEVRNAVKLLQAADSFKDQTFFLSQVSQDALRRTLFPLGGLTKDFVKKIAAENRLHHVLQKKESMGICFVGKRNFENFILQYLQPRPGKFISIEDNRVLGTHKGWFLYTLGQRARIGGLREPWYVVDKDGAKGDVFVAPRTDHPALYRDLLRTSRVHWIAEEPPAALVRDKMMECHFRFRHQMALVPCVLTLNQDGTVWVTAVKAVRALAPGQFAVFYKGDECLGSGKILRLGPSAYILQKGKSKSRVSTEGPSDGPGSGPGLGPTL from the exons gctACCAGGTGACGGGGGTGTTCATGAAGAACTGGGACTCGCTAGATGAACACGGGGTTTGCACTGCCGACAGAGACTGTGAAGATGCTTACAGAGTTTGCCAGATCCTAGACATCCCGTTCCATCAAGTGTCCTACGTGAAGGAGTATTGGAATGACGTGTTCAG tGATTTTTTAAGTGAATACGAGAAAGGAAGGACTCCCAATCCTGACATAGTTTGCAACAAGCATATCAAATTCAGCTGTTTTTTCCATTATGCTGTGGATAATCTCG GAGCAGACGCGGTCGCCACAGGTCACTATGCCAGAACCTCACTGGAAGATGAGGAAGTCTTTCAGCAGAAGCACATTAAGAGGCCAGAAGGGCTTTTCAGAAATCGATTTGAAGTTAGAAATG CGGTAAAGCTTCTGCAAGCAGCTGACAGCTTTAAAGACCAGACCTTCTTTCTCAGCCAGGTTTCCCAAGATGCCCTGAGGAGAACCCTCTTCCCTCTGGGGGGATTAACGAAAGATTTTGTCAAGAAAATAGCTGCAGAGAATAGACTTCATCATGTGCTTCAGAAGAAAGAG AGCATGGGCATCTGCTTTGTCGgtaaaagaaattttgaaaatttcatcCTTCAG TATCTGCAGCCTCGGCCTGGTAAATTTATTTCCATAGAAGACAATAGAGTTCTGGGAACACATAAAG GTTGGTTCCTGTATACTTTGGGCCAGAGAGCCAGGATAGGCGGCTTACGCGAGCCCTGGTATGTGGTGGACAAGGACGGCGCCAAGGGTGACGTGTTTGTG GCCCCCCGGACAGACCACCCGGCTCTGTACCGGGACCTGCTGCGGACCAGCCGCGTGCACTGGATCGCAGAGGAGCCGCCCGCCGCCCTGGTCCGCGACAAGATGATGGAGTGCCACTTCCGGTTCCGCCACCAGATGGCGCTAG TGCCGTGCGTGCTGACCCTCAATCAAGACGGCACCGTGTGGGTGACGGCCGTGAAGGCCGTGCGGGCCCTCGCCCCGGGACAG TTTGCCGTCTTCTACAAAGGGGATGAGTGTCTGGGCAGCGGGAAAATCCTGCGCTTGGGGCCGTCTGCCTACATACTCCAGAAGGGCAAGAGCAAGTCCAGGGTGTCCACCGAGGGCCCCAGCGATGGCCCGGGCAGCGGCCCAGGGTTGGGTCCCACGCTCTGA
- the TRMU gene encoding mitochondrial tRNA-specific 2-thiouridylase 1 isoform X4 — translation MLWIISEQTRSPQVTMPEPHWKMRKSFSRSTLRGQKGFSEIDLKLEMVSQDALRRTLFPLGGLTKDFVKKIAAENRLHHVLQKKESMGICFVGKRNFENFILQYLQPRPGKFISIEDNRVLGTHKGWFLYTLGQRARIGGLREPWYVVDKDGAKGDVFVAPRTDHPALYRDLLRTSRVHWIAEEPPAALVRDKMMECHFRFRHQMALVPCVLTLNQDGTVWVTAVKAVRALAPGQFAVFYKGDECLGSGKILRLGPSAYILQKGKSKSRVSTEGPSDGPGSGPGLGPTL, via the exons ATGCTGTGGATAATCTCG GAGCAGACGCGGTCGCCACAGGTCACTATGCCAGAACCTCACTGGAAGATGAGGAAGTCTTTCAGCAGAAGCACATTAAGAGGCCAGAAGGGCTTTTCAGAAATCGATTTGAAGTTAGAAATG GTTTCCCAAGATGCCCTGAGGAGAACCCTCTTCCCTCTGGGGGGATTAACGAAAGATTTTGTCAAGAAAATAGCTGCAGAGAATAGACTTCATCATGTGCTTCAGAAGAAAGAG AGCATGGGCATCTGCTTTGTCGgtaaaagaaattttgaaaatttcatcCTTCAG TATCTGCAGCCTCGGCCTGGTAAATTTATTTCCATAGAAGACAATAGAGTTCTGGGAACACATAAAG GTTGGTTCCTGTATACTTTGGGCCAGAGAGCCAGGATAGGCGGCTTACGCGAGCCCTGGTATGTGGTGGACAAGGACGGCGCCAAGGGTGACGTGTTTGTG GCCCCCCGGACAGACCACCCGGCTCTGTACCGGGACCTGCTGCGGACCAGCCGCGTGCACTGGATCGCAGAGGAGCCGCCCGCCGCCCTGGTCCGCGACAAGATGATGGAGTGCCACTTCCGGTTCCGCCACCAGATGGCGCTAG TGCCGTGCGTGCTGACCCTCAATCAAGACGGCACCGTGTGGGTGACGGCCGTGAAGGCCGTGCGGGCCCTCGCCCCGGGACAG TTTGCCGTCTTCTACAAAGGGGATGAGTGTCTGGGCAGCGGGAAAATCCTGCGCTTGGGGCCGTCTGCCTACATACTCCAGAAGGGCAAGAGCAAGTCCAGGGTGTCCACCGAGGGCCCCAGCGATGGCCCGGGCAGCGGCCCAGGGTTGGGTCCCACGCTCTGA
- the TRMU gene encoding mitochondrial tRNA-specific 2-thiouridylase 1 isoform X2 — MQVARHVVCALSGGVDSAVAALLLRRRGYQVTGVFMKNWDSLDEHGVCTADRDCEDAYRVCQILDIPFHQVSYVKEYWNDVFSDFLSEYEKGRTPNPDIVCNKHIKFSCFFHYAVDNLGADAVATGHYARTSLEDEEVFQQKHIKRPEGLFRNRFEVRNAVKLLQAADSFKDQTFFLSQVSQDALRRTLFPLGGLTKDFVKKIAAENRLHHVLQKKESMGICFVGKRNFENFILQAPRTDHPALYRDLLRTSRVHWIAEEPPAALVRDKMMECHFRFRHQMALVPCVLTLNQDGTVWVTAVKAVRALAPGQFAVFYKGDECLGSGKILRLGPSAYILQKGKSKSRVSTEGPSDGPGSGPGLGPTL; from the exons gctACCAGGTGACGGGGGTGTTCATGAAGAACTGGGACTCGCTAGATGAACACGGGGTTTGCACTGCCGACAGAGACTGTGAAGATGCTTACAGAGTTTGCCAGATCCTAGACATCCCGTTCCATCAAGTGTCCTACGTGAAGGAGTATTGGAATGACGTGTTCAG tGATTTTTTAAGTGAATACGAGAAAGGAAGGACTCCCAATCCTGACATAGTTTGCAACAAGCATATCAAATTCAGCTGTTTTTTCCATTATGCTGTGGATAATCTCG GAGCAGACGCGGTCGCCACAGGTCACTATGCCAGAACCTCACTGGAAGATGAGGAAGTCTTTCAGCAGAAGCACATTAAGAGGCCAGAAGGGCTTTTCAGAAATCGATTTGAAGTTAGAAATG CGGTAAAGCTTCTGCAAGCAGCTGACAGCTTTAAAGACCAGACCTTCTTTCTCAGCCAGGTTTCCCAAGATGCCCTGAGGAGAACCCTCTTCCCTCTGGGGGGATTAACGAAAGATTTTGTCAAGAAAATAGCTGCAGAGAATAGACTTCATCATGTGCTTCAGAAGAAAGAG AGCATGGGCATCTGCTTTGTCGgtaaaagaaattttgaaaatttcatcCTTCAG GCCCCCCGGACAGACCACCCGGCTCTGTACCGGGACCTGCTGCGGACCAGCCGCGTGCACTGGATCGCAGAGGAGCCGCCCGCCGCCCTGGTCCGCGACAAGATGATGGAGTGCCACTTCCGGTTCCGCCACCAGATGGCGCTAG TGCCGTGCGTGCTGACCCTCAATCAAGACGGCACCGTGTGGGTGACGGCCGTGAAGGCCGTGCGGGCCCTCGCCCCGGGACAG TTTGCCGTCTTCTACAAAGGGGATGAGTGTCTGGGCAGCGGGAAAATCCTGCGCTTGGGGCCGTCTGCCTACATACTCCAGAAGGGCAAGAGCAAGTCCAGGGTGTCCACCGAGGGCCCCAGCGATGGCCCGGGCAGCGGCCCAGGGTTGGGTCCCACGCTCTGA